GCTTTGGGGTGCAGGCAGAGAAAGCCCGGGTCTCAAGGAGACTCTGCACTGCAAGAGGTTGGGCATAAGGAATGGGTAGGGGCATTTGCTATGGAGGAAGGCAGCTTCTGAGCAGGCatctcttcccccttttcctcctctgaacAGGTGCAGTGGAGCTGTCCCGCAGCAGCCCCTTTGCCTCATGGGTCTGTGCCATGCTCCACTGTTTTGGCAGCTACATCCTGGCTGACCTGCTCCTCGGAGAAGCCCCCATTGACTACTTCAGCAACAACGCCAGCATCCTTTTGGCCACTGCTGTCTGGTGAGATCCCCAGCCAACTCCACTCAGAGAATCTGTCCGCCTGCATTTAGAAAGCAAACGGCAGAAAGTGTTTTTATCCTAATTAAAACCAACATTTGGCCACAGCAGCCCACAGGAGAAACCCAGTGGTCCATCCCTTGTTGCATCATGGCTGGTTAAAGGATGTTGCTATCACTATTAAGTGCAACCTTCTGCGCTTGTTTACACAAGTTAATGTTTGTGAGTCTGGCCAATGCCAGAATCCATCCGTCTCCCCTTTGGGTGTGAATTGGGACATTTGACATGGCATAAGGTGCAACAAGACTCATGTCTTGGCTGAAAGTCTTCAGGGATTATTGGTCGTGTGCGCTCTTGTGATTGGTTTACCACTCCCCAGATGCACAAGGCCTTGGGCTGAACTACAGGGTCATATCTGTGTGGCTGCAGGAAGTCAGGGGAAAATTAAATTCAGGGAGGACAGGCATGGGAATCTGAGTGCATGAACTGTGGCCCACCCTGGCACAATCCTTGGTATCAGGGCTTCTCCCCAGAATAGGTTCAGGGCCTTGTGGGGCTGAGATTAATCCTGGAGCAGATGTGCTCTTCCGCTGACACAGCAGCCCTCTCCATGCCctgactttcttttttaaaatatttcatacagCTGATTTGTGTGCTGCTCTTCTCTGGCTTGGACAGGGATAAAagcgtgttgtagtggtttgagtgttgaactccagctctggagactggagtttgattcccagctcacccttaaatgcactgggtgaccttgggcaaatcccacactctctcagcatcagaggaaggcaatggcagtaaacctcctctaaacaaatcttaccgagaaaacctcatgataaggtcaccttgccttaagttggaaactatttgaagacactcaacaacaAAGTAGAGAGCCAacgtggcatagtgctttgatcACTgaacaactctggagagcagggtttgaatccttgcacAGCCATGGAGATCCACTGGTATGGCacgtcacatactctcagcctcagaggaaggcaatagcaagccccctctaaacaaaccttgccaagaaaaccttgtgataggattgccataagtcagaaataactagaAGGCCAACAACTACAGCAgcgttttttaaaattcagtcctGGTGAGCTCGTGCCCTAAGAAATGAACCAGCTGGTAAACGTGTGCCCTACAAGGTTCCTtccctgttgtttttgctgcacgAAGAGTCAGGCACGACTGCCCTTAGGAGGCAGAAGGAGCTCTTGCCACCTGAGACCACTGCCAGCTGCCCATCCAGCCCAATGCTTGGGCACATGTGTATTTTGAGGgaacacaactcccagaatcctcaggcagaatggccatgctggctggagattctgGGTGCTGCATCTCTGCTactgtttcttctcttcttctatgATCTTAACCTCTTCTTCTCTTGGGGTCCATGCCCTCCCCAGGTGTCATTCACCTGCTCAATCTGCCCTTCCAGGTACTTGACCTTCTACTGCCCCCTCAACCTGTTCTACAAGTGTGTCAGCTTCTTGCCCATCAAGCTTGTCTTTGTGGCCATGAAGGAGGTGGTCCGCGTCCGGAAGATTGCCGCTGGTGTCCACCATGCCCACCACCAGTACCACCATGGCTGGCTCATCTTGATCATCATTGGGTTCGTGAAAGGTAGGCACAttgtagggccagccctggtgcCAAGCCAAGCGAGACACATAGCAGGCATCTGGGGAGGGGTAGAGCAAGTGGTGACTCCTGGAAACTCCTGTTGTCTTTGGCAATGGAGCCGATCTTGGGCTGTGTGAGAGCTCCCCCACAAAGAGCAGTTGCTATCTATCCCTGTTGGGAAGGATATTCTGTACATGGCCAAGGGCACTCTTTCTGCAGTGGTGGAACTCTGCAGAACCATTGCTTTGTGTGAACGTAGGTGATGGGCAGGGGGCGCTGTGTTTCTCCTGTTCCCGCAGGTTCTGGTGTTGCCTTAATGTCCAACTTTGAGCAGTTGCTGCGTGGTGTCTGGAAGCCAGAGACCAATGAGCTTCTTCATATGACTTTGTGAGTTTTGGGGGGCAAACTGGCACTGCCTGCAGGCAGACCGGCAGTTGGGTGGGTGGTAGAAGCCTGGCAGTTTCTGGGCACAGAGAGAAGGTGCTGGTGGAAGGTGTGTCCAGTGTGTGAAGATATGTGTGGTGGTTTTCTTCTCACCTCCAGCTCATACAAACTTCTTTGTACCCATGACTGGAGTGCATCCCACTATGCCTGCATCATGGGTGAAAAAAGTGGTCCCAAATTAGGAACTTTGCCGCGTCTGggcctcctccatgtccacagttGGGCTCCATTGCattgaattacttttaaaacaagGTGGAAAGGACAAAtatgagtccctatactgggaggaagaCAGGGTAAAAATAAATNNNNNNNNNNataataataataataataataataataataataataataataataataataataatagttgtttaCTTTTACAAATGTGCTTTGCACCCAAAAGGGCCATCCTGGGCAGTGCAGGTGTTGTATTTGCATTGCAAAGCAAAGCATGCAGAGAGCAAAGCCTGGCTCTCTAGGCAGGAAGGGAGCAGCGAGCATTTGCACCCAAGACATCTCTGCCTCCTGTCCATCTGGCACCTGCTTTTGGACGGCAGCTGAAGTACAGCTTGGTAAAGTTACCCTAGTGAACTACAATTTGTAGACTCCCTCACCCAGTGAAAAGATTCTGGTTACCTTAGTccaaaatatattgttttccCACATGCTCAGAACCGGAGGGAGACTGAGGCCCTGGAACAGGAGGTCCTGGGTGCACCAGCCTGGCATCTTGCATGCTGAGGGCCCTGTGGTTGGGCTGAGGGACCCAAGGCATCAGTGgctgcttcttccttctccacTGTAGGGAAACTGGAGCTGAGAGGCAACAATGAATTAGTGTCCCAAGTGACTTGTAGTTGCCTCATTTTGGAACAGATGGTGCAGCAAGAGAAGAAAATAGCTTTCTGGTTAATAGTTCCTTCCAAATGTGACTTTTTCAAAGGGCATTTTCAAAGGAACTTCTGACAAGATTTTTCAAGTGTTGCACCATTCTCAtctaagtttaaaaaacaaacaccttaaGTAATGTAGAGTAAGCAAAGTAATAAGCTAACAAACATGAAGGAAATGCTGCAAGAGACTTTCAAACATTGTAATGAGCAATGGCTGAGAATTACTTTTCAAGTACAGAAGCAGggacaaattattttttatttgacaAATTATGCAAGTGGCGATGCCTGTCCTCTTTCTCTGTGTGCCTCCCTAACCCTGCTTTGCAGCCCCTCCAAAGCCAGCCTCTATGGAGCTATCCTCTTCACCCTCCAGCAaacccactggctgcccatcTCCAAACCCACCCTTATCTTCTTCTTCACCCTCTTCATGATGATCTGCAAGGTGAGTCTCTCCAGATCAGGTGGGGAAGCATTGAGC
The Sceloporus undulatus isolate JIND9_A2432 ecotype Alabama unplaced genomic scaffold, SceUnd_v1.1 scaffold_1790, whole genome shotgun sequence DNA segment above includes these coding regions:
- the TMEM38A gene encoding trimeric intracellular cation channel type A, with the translated sequence TGAVELSRSSPFASWVCAMLHCFGSYILADLLLGEAPIDYFSNNASILLATAVWYLTFYCPLNLFYKCVSFLPIKLVFVAMKEVVRVRKIAAGVHHAHHQYHHGWLILIIIGFVKGSGVALMSNFEQLLRGVWKPETNELLHMTFPSKASLYGAILFTLQQTHWLPISKPTLIFFFTLFMMICKVFMTATHSHGSPFVLVEGALCPILFGSVPASHDDHHHGGGGAHEPIPPPLPAKSREELNEGTRKRKAKKVE